One Spiroplasma endosymbiont of Nebria brevicollis DNA window includes the following coding sequences:
- a CDS encoding RepB family plasmid replication initiator protein: MNKVDFFERLNLKGDSKYQRYNAIANSLILKTFIEIDNDKISSKGVVIYNVEWRKKEPYFEVSLNPKFMPYLEQFIDYYTKIERIIRIKPRDLCSER; this comes from the coding sequence ATTAACAAAGTTGATTTTTTTGAAAGACTAAATTTGAAAGGTGATAGTAAATATCAAAGATATAATGCTATTGCAAATAGTTTAATTTTAAAAACATTTATTGAAATTGATAATGATAAAATAAGTTCAAAAGGAGTGGTAATATATAATGTTGAATGAAGGAAGAAGGAACCTTATTTTGAAGTATCATTAAATCCAAAGTTTATGCCATATTTAGAACAATTTATTGATTATTATACAAAAATTGAAAGAATTATTAGGATTAAACCAAGAGACTTATGTTCAGAGCGGTAA
- a CDS encoding IS3 family transposase, producing the protein MSMSRRGNYPDNGATESWFGTMKTEFLYQIPRKKRTIEWIKENLPKYIYFYNNHRPQPKLKGMSPIEYRLSHPQTNIKFIPMKLDLM; encoded by the coding sequence ATATCAATGTCCAGAAGAGGAAATTATCCAGATAATGGAGCAACAGAATCATGGTTTGGAACTATGAAAACTGAATTCTTATATCAGATTCCAAGAAAAAAACGAACTATTGAATGAATTAAAGAAAATTTACCTAAGTATATTTATTTTTACAACAATCATCGACCACAACCAAAATTAAAAGGAATGAGTCCAATCGAATATCGATTATCTCATCCCCAAACAAATATTAAGTTTATTCCTATGAAATTAGATTTAATGTAA
- a CDS encoding SIR2 family protein — MDCRVPHTIYEYIDVVLFILKSYFRVDVAKNEDEYNKILVWNNSDNDRLYSELLKCKEELRRKLEGGEHISLEDIFTIFDKAIDFRNQLNGFDYSKISIIKNSLMLLFIYYFNDENNKHNFKTKDYLDVITYIKSSNNDISIITTNWDCIFENYLEKNDLNINYCFNKSYYKIFGDKHKQDKDIKEIPFIKIHGSVNWFSCISCGTLIIFNDQKKADCIFDDSLMKTCEKCSCTSDRSSLNQLEPKLFTPTMFKELSSQLFSNVWKFAYDELLEAKKIIFLGYSFPLSDFEFRYLIKRSIQRNIEIDVVLWETDNPKKYLMNIIILIKCCLNKGLEIFFLVITLIFIILGLEIISP; from the coding sequence TTGGACTGCCGTGTACCACATACCATATATGAATATATAGATGTTGTTTTATTTATATTAAAAAGCTATTTTAGAGTTGATGTAGCAAAAAATGAAGATGAATATAACAAGATATTAGTATGAAATAATAGTGATAATGACAGGTTATATTCTGAATTATTAAAATGTAAAGAAGAATTGAGAAGAAAGTTAGAAGGTGGAGAACATATTTCATTAGAAGATATATTTACTATTTTCGATAAGGCAATAGATTTTCGTAACCAATTAAATGGATTTGATTATTCTAAAATAAGTATAATTAAAAATTCTTTAATGCTATTATTCATATATTATTTTAATGATGAAAACAATAAGCATAATTTTAAAACAAAAGATTACTTGGATGTTATTACTTACATAAAATCATCTAATAATGATATTTCTATAATTACTACAAACTGGGATTGTATTTTTGAAAATTATCTTGAAAAAAATGACTTAAATATTAATTATTGTTTTAATAAATCTTATTATAAGATTTTTGGTGATAAACATAAACAAGATAAAGATATCAAAGAAATTCCTTTTATAAAAATACATGGTTCAGTGAATTGATTTTCATGTATTTCATGTGGGACATTAATTATATTTAATGATCAAAAGAAAGCGGATTGTATTTTTGATGATTCTTTAATGAAAACTTGCGAAAAGTGTAGTTGTACTTCTGATAGAAGTAGTCTTAATCAATTAGAACCAAAATTATTTACTCCAACAATGTTTAAAGAATTATCATCACAATTATTTTCTAATGTATGAAAATTTGCATATGATGAATTATTAGAAGCAAAAAAAATAATTTTTTTAGGATATTCATTTCCTCTTTCAGATTTTGAATTTAGATATTTAATAAAACGTAGCATTCAAAGAAATATTGAAATAGATGTTGTCTTATGAGAGACAGATAATCCTAAAAAATACCTAATGAATATAATTATATTAATAAAATGTTGCCTGAACAAAGGTTTAGAGATATTTTTTCTGGTCATAACATTAATTTTTATTATACTGGGTTTGGAAATTATTTCGCCTTAA